Proteins encoded in a region of the Micropterus dolomieu isolate WLL.071019.BEF.003 ecotype Adirondacks linkage group LG07, ASM2129224v1, whole genome shotgun sequence genome:
- the LOC123973794 gene encoding uncharacterized protein C2orf80-like isoform X2: MEARQLKRDVEALIGDYIGQKLRENSFDPKGKGTNTMLDDLAHYDLAISVALWWLDKEEGRDVLDRDIIRATGSSGSSLYPNRLEREAMILSSFAGVIMNSLPVEEILALYRCKPAASYPNHQSKSTIVYPFTLSYHPFAMLGSYKAVHHSKKHSLKLKRWLSERMKASAPPAKVSVQSSSSSSSSHSFLSDSNDSHEERAEHYEGSQESLQD, from the exons ATGGAGGCAAGACAGCTGAAAAGAGATGTTGAGGCCCTTAT TGGTGATTACATTGGGCAGAAACTCAGAGAAAATTCTTTTGATCCAAAGGGCAAGGGGACCAACACAATGCTCGACGACCTG GCTCACTATGACCTTGCCATTAGTGTTGCCCTTTGGTGGTTGGATAAAGAAGAGGGACGGGATGTGCTCGACAGGGACATCAT CAGAGCAACAGGCAGCTCAGGAAGTTCCCTGTACCCTAATCGCTTAGAACGAGAGGCTATGATCCTGTCATCCTTTGCCGGGGTAATTATG AATAGCCTGCCAGTGGAGGAAATCCTGGCTCTGTACAGGTGTAAACCAGCTGCTTCATACCCCAACCACCAATCCAAG AGCACAATCGTCTACCCCTTCACTCTGTCCTACCATCCGTTTGCCATGCTCGGCTCTTACAAGGCTGTGCACCACTCCAAGAAGCACA GTCTAAAGTTGAAAAGATGGCTGTCTGAGAGGATGAAGGCTAGTGCCCCTCCTGCAAAAGTTTCAGTGcagtcatcatcatcttcctcctcGTCTCACTCCTTCCTCAGT gACAGCAATGATTCCCACGAGGAAAGAGCTGAGCACTATGAGGGTTCACAAGAGTCTCTGCAGGACTGA
- the LOC123973794 gene encoding uncharacterized protein C2orf80-like isoform X3, with amino-acid sequence MEARQLKRDVEALIGDYIGQKLRENSFDPKGKGTNTMLDDLAHYDLAISVALWWLDKEEGRDVLDRDIIRATGSSGSSLYPNRLEREAMILSSFAGVIMNSLPVEEILALYRCKPAASYPNHQSKSTIVYPFTLSYHPFAMLGSYKAVHHSKKHSLKLKRWLSERMKASAPPAKVSVQSSSSSSSSHSFLSQ; translated from the exons ATGGAGGCAAGACAGCTGAAAAGAGATGTTGAGGCCCTTAT TGGTGATTACATTGGGCAGAAACTCAGAGAAAATTCTTTTGATCCAAAGGGCAAGGGGACCAACACAATGCTCGACGACCTG GCTCACTATGACCTTGCCATTAGTGTTGCCCTTTGGTGGTTGGATAAAGAAGAGGGACGGGATGTGCTCGACAGGGACATCAT CAGAGCAACAGGCAGCTCAGGAAGTTCCCTGTACCCTAATCGCTTAGAACGAGAGGCTATGATCCTGTCATCCTTTGCCGGGGTAATTATG AATAGCCTGCCAGTGGAGGAAATCCTGGCTCTGTACAGGTGTAAACCAGCTGCTTCATACCCCAACCACCAATCCAAG AGCACAATCGTCTACCCCTTCACTCTGTCCTACCATCCGTTTGCCATGCTCGGCTCTTACAAGGCTGTGCACCACTCCAAGAAGCACA GTCTAAAGTTGAAAAGATGGCTGTCTGAGAGGATGAAGGCTAGTGCCCCTCCTGCAAAAGTTTCAGTGcagtcatcatcatcttcctcctcGTCTCACTCCTTCCTCAGT CAATGA
- the LOC123973794 gene encoding uncharacterized protein C2orf80-like isoform X4 encodes MEARQLKRDVEALIGDYIGQKLRENSFDPKGKGTNTMLDDLAHYDLAISVALWWLDKEEGRDVLDRDIIRATGSSGSSLYPNRLEREAMILSSFAGVIMNSLPVEEILALYRCKPAASYPNHQSKSTIVYPFTLSYHPFAMLGSYKAVHHSKKHRQQ; translated from the exons ATGGAGGCAAGACAGCTGAAAAGAGATGTTGAGGCCCTTAT TGGTGATTACATTGGGCAGAAACTCAGAGAAAATTCTTTTGATCCAAAGGGCAAGGGGACCAACACAATGCTCGACGACCTG GCTCACTATGACCTTGCCATTAGTGTTGCCCTTTGGTGGTTGGATAAAGAAGAGGGACGGGATGTGCTCGACAGGGACATCAT CAGAGCAACAGGCAGCTCAGGAAGTTCCCTGTACCCTAATCGCTTAGAACGAGAGGCTATGATCCTGTCATCCTTTGCCGGGGTAATTATG AATAGCCTGCCAGTGGAGGAAATCCTGGCTCTGTACAGGTGTAAACCAGCTGCTTCATACCCCAACCACCAATCCAAG AGCACAATCGTCTACCCCTTCACTCTGTCCTACCATCCGTTTGCCATGCTCGGCTCTTACAAGGCTGTGCACCACTCCAAGAAGCACA gACAGCAATGA
- the LOC123973794 gene encoding uncharacterized protein C2orf80-like isoform X1 translates to MEARQLKRDVEALIGDYIGQKLRENSFDPKGKGTNTMLDDLAHYDLAISVALWWLDKEEGRDVLDRDIIRATGSSGSSLYPNRLEREAMILSSFAGVIMNSLPVEEILALYRCKPAASYPNHQSKSTIVYPFTLSYHPFAMLGSYKAVHHSKKHSLKLKRWLSERMKASAPPAKVSVQSSSSSSSSHSFLSVSNSMLIYPNPNILLQIISEEGKSEI, encoded by the exons ATGGAGGCAAGACAGCTGAAAAGAGATGTTGAGGCCCTTAT TGGTGATTACATTGGGCAGAAACTCAGAGAAAATTCTTTTGATCCAAAGGGCAAGGGGACCAACACAATGCTCGACGACCTG GCTCACTATGACCTTGCCATTAGTGTTGCCCTTTGGTGGTTGGATAAAGAAGAGGGACGGGATGTGCTCGACAGGGACATCAT CAGAGCAACAGGCAGCTCAGGAAGTTCCCTGTACCCTAATCGCTTAGAACGAGAGGCTATGATCCTGTCATCCTTTGCCGGGGTAATTATG AATAGCCTGCCAGTGGAGGAAATCCTGGCTCTGTACAGGTGTAAACCAGCTGCTTCATACCCCAACCACCAATCCAAG AGCACAATCGTCTACCCCTTCACTCTGTCCTACCATCCGTTTGCCATGCTCGGCTCTTACAAGGCTGTGCACCACTCCAAGAAGCACA GTCTAAAGTTGAAAAGATGGCTGTCTGAGAGGATGAAGGCTAGTGCCCCTCCTGCAAAAGTTTCAGTGcagtcatcatcatcttcctcctcGTCTCACTCCTTCCTCAGTGTGAGTAACAGCATGCTTATCTATCCTAATCCTAATATTTTACTCCAGATTATTTCAGAGGAAGGGAAATCTGAAATATAA